Proteins co-encoded in one Streptomyces diastaticus subsp. diastaticus genomic window:
- a CDS encoding DUF2637 domain-containing protein produces the protein MEEREQAPKLTGAHRALIGVVVAGAVVIAAIGFAGSYTAVRELALQKGFGTFSYFFPIGIDAGICVLLALDLLLTWMRIPFPMLRQTAWLLTAATIAFNGAAAWPDPLGVGMHAVIPVLFVVAVEAARHAIGRIADITADKHMEGVRITRWLLSPLPTFLLWRRMKLWELRSYEQVIKLEQERLVYQARLRSRFGRAWRRKAPVESLMPLRLARYGVPLAETAPAGLAAAGIEPALLPAAPAPARQELERADRPVPETAPAPAPATSLEKQPADRPAAEAPQERQAPPPEGSPWFAGQQGPGQYEGTYDPHSHARWAGQDSEAYEEQQPHAPQEPELAEVVAADPQALPGEGAPSPESGDSPAVAAPPRNVARRLDEAEGARPAVPVPTSRTAPGSPGRARSATSTSSSGAAGPVRSAPVPVAAQHVDPQLPQVSRQTVQDAPGVEPGRGYGAEPLWESSAAEAGSVAARVPAPLSDDAAQDPVQQQIVTVAGWLAEAEKTGEKLSGAEVARRLELSARTGQRRLDKAAAYLQEVRQQQPRAHLRPVRS, from the coding sequence GTGGAGGAGAGGGAGCAGGCCCCGAAGCTGACGGGGGCACACCGTGCGCTGATCGGGGTGGTCGTGGCCGGTGCGGTGGTCATCGCGGCCATCGGTTTCGCCGGGTCGTACACGGCGGTGCGTGAACTCGCCCTGCAGAAGGGGTTCGGCACCTTCTCGTACTTCTTCCCGATCGGCATCGACGCGGGTATCTGCGTGCTGCTCGCCCTCGATCTGCTGCTGACCTGGATGCGCATCCCGTTCCCGATGCTGCGTCAGACGGCGTGGCTGCTCACGGCGGCCACCATCGCGTTCAACGGCGCCGCCGCCTGGCCCGACCCGCTCGGCGTGGGGATGCACGCGGTGATCCCGGTGCTGTTCGTCGTCGCGGTGGAGGCCGCCCGGCACGCCATCGGCCGGATCGCGGACATCACCGCCGACAAGCACATGGAGGGCGTGCGGATCACCCGCTGGCTGCTCTCCCCGCTGCCGACCTTCCTGCTGTGGCGCCGGATGAAGCTGTGGGAGCTGCGCTCCTACGAGCAGGTCATCAAGCTGGAGCAGGAACGTCTCGTCTACCAGGCCCGGTTGCGCTCCCGCTTCGGCCGCGCCTGGCGCCGCAAGGCCCCGGTGGAGTCGCTGATGCCGCTGCGCCTGGCCCGGTACGGCGTCCCGCTCGCCGAGACGGCCCCGGCCGGCCTCGCCGCCGCCGGCATCGAACCGGCCCTGCTCCCGGCGGCCCCCGCACCCGCCCGCCAGGAACTGGAGCGCGCCGACCGGCCGGTCCCGGAGACGGCCCCGGCCCCCGCGCCTGCCACCTCCCTGGAGAAGCAGCCCGCGGACCGCCCCGCCGCCGAGGCACCGCAGGAGCGGCAGGCGCCCCCGCCGGAGGGCAGCCCGTGGTTCGCCGGGCAGCAGGGCCCCGGGCAGTACGAGGGCACGTACGACCCGCACTCTCACGCGCGATGGGCCGGCCAGGACAGCGAGGCGTACGAGGAGCAGCAGCCGCACGCACCGCAAGAGCCGGAGCTCGCCGAGGTGGTTGCGGCCGATCCGCAAGCCCTCCCCGGCGAAGGTGCGCCGAGCCCGGAGTCAGGCGACAGCCCCGCTGTGGCCGCGCCCCCGAGGAACGTCGCCCGGCGCCTGGACGAGGCCGAGGGGGCGCGGCCGGCAGTCCCGGTGCCAACCTCCCGCACCGCGCCGGGGTCGCCCGGGCGGGCCCGGTCTGCGACGTCGACCAGCTCGAGTGGTGCCGCCGGACCAGTGAGGAGCGCCCCGGTCCCCGTGGCCGCCCAGCACGTGGATCCTCAGCTTCCGCAGGTATCTCGCCAGACCGTCCAGGACGCCCCGGGCGTTGAGCCGGGCCGTGGGTACGGCGCAGAGCCGCTGTGGGAATCGTCGGCCGCGGAAGCTGGCTCGGTGGCGGCCCGGGTCCCGGCCCCTCTCTCAGATGACGCTGCACAGGACCCGGTTCAGCAACAGATTGTGACTGTGGCCGGCTGGCTGGCCGAGGCCGAGAAGACAGGAGAGAAGCTTTCCGGCGCGGAGGTCGCGCGGCGGCTGGAGCTGTCCGCGCGGACCGGCCAGCGCCGCCTGGACAAGGCAGCCGCGTACCTCCAGGAGGTACGCCAGCAGCAGCCGCGAGCGCACCTGCGGCCCGTGCGCAGCTGA
- the cas1e gene encoding type I-E CRISPR-associated endonuclease Cas1e yields the protein MADIWWKADPHDLHRLTDRVSSVYIERSHVDREDNAVLVINRRENVRIPAAMIAVVLLGPGTRVTHGAIRLLADSGTAVCWVGEQGVRLYAAGLGPSRSSGLLHRQAWLVTRPKERLNVARAMYAMRFPGEDVTKATMQQLRGKEGTRFKELYQEHSRRTGVPWNGRVYKTGDAFAAGDDVNRLFSAANTALYGICHAVIVGLGASPGLGFVHTGSAISFILDVADLYKAEYTLPLAFDLAAQGLTEERDARVALRDRIADTKLLSRIVTAIKALLNPPGTDFDTPETSALWDEHVGTVAAGTNWSAQDTHPATRSHLDLSPAALGEQHIAIVGPELKDQAPLPGQQP from the coding sequence ATGGCCGACATCTGGTGGAAAGCCGACCCGCACGACCTGCACCGTCTCACCGACCGCGTGTCCAGCGTCTACATCGAACGCAGCCACGTCGACCGTGAAGACAACGCCGTCCTCGTCATCAACCGGCGCGAGAACGTCCGCATCCCCGCCGCAATGATCGCCGTCGTCCTCCTCGGGCCCGGCACTCGCGTCACCCACGGAGCAATACGCCTGCTCGCCGACTCCGGCACCGCCGTGTGCTGGGTCGGGGAACAAGGCGTACGCCTCTACGCCGCAGGCCTCGGCCCCAGCCGCAGCTCCGGCCTCCTCCACCGCCAGGCATGGCTCGTCACCCGCCCCAAGGAACGCCTCAACGTCGCCCGCGCCATGTACGCCATGCGCTTCCCCGGCGAAGACGTCACCAAAGCGACCATGCAGCAGCTACGAGGCAAAGAGGGCACCCGCTTCAAAGAGCTCTACCAAGAACACTCCCGCCGCACCGGCGTGCCATGGAACGGCCGCGTCTACAAAACCGGCGACGCCTTCGCCGCCGGCGACGACGTCAACCGCCTCTTCTCCGCAGCCAACACCGCCCTGTACGGCATCTGCCACGCTGTCATCGTCGGCCTCGGCGCCAGCCCCGGCCTCGGCTTCGTCCACACCGGCTCCGCCATCTCCTTCATCCTCGACGTAGCCGACCTCTACAAAGCCGAATACACCCTGCCACTCGCCTTCGACCTCGCCGCCCAAGGCCTCACGGAAGAACGCGATGCGCGCGTAGCTCTGCGTGACCGCATCGCCGACACCAAACTCCTCTCACGCATCGTCACCGCCATCAAAGCCCTCCTCAATCCCCCCGGTACCGACTTCGACACGCCAGAGACCAGCGCTCTCTGGGACGAACACGTCGGCACAGTCGCCGCAGGCACCAACTGGTCCGCACAAGACACTCATCCGGCCACCCGCTCACACCTTGACCTCTCGCCAGCTGCACTCGGAGAACAGCACATCGCCATCGTCGGACCAGAACTCAAAGACCAAGCCCCGCTCCCGGGACAACAGCCATGA
- the cas6e gene encoding type I-E CRISPR-associated protein Cas6/Cse3/CasE: MTYLSRIRINPLRKDSRKLLSNPRAVHGAVMGGLPNHKPDDRVLWRMDPDNPHRPHLFVLSPTRPDWTHIIQDCGWPDADGDHAAVRDYTPLLSQLAVGREFAFRLTASPVQNTATPTKATPSQAARLTAHAEDGKRIRGFRMGHRTAAAQLDWFLTRTDRWGFDIPATRSDPTAPGIHTPAPPTAPHPTSPPGPDPNPPYEVRITARHRHSFQKNGHGAHVVFRSATFEGRLRITDTDRFTTSLLTGLGPSRAYGCGLLTLAPLPGQQT; this comes from the coding sequence ATGACCTACCTCTCCCGCATCCGCATCAACCCCCTCCGCAAGGACAGCAGGAAACTGCTCTCCAACCCCCGTGCCGTACACGGCGCCGTCATGGGCGGCCTGCCCAACCACAAGCCCGACGACCGGGTCCTGTGGCGGATGGACCCCGATAACCCCCACCGGCCCCACCTCTTCGTCCTCAGCCCGACACGCCCTGACTGGACGCACATCATCCAGGACTGCGGATGGCCGGACGCGGACGGTGACCATGCCGCCGTCCGCGACTACACCCCCCTTCTCAGTCAGCTGGCCGTCGGCCGCGAATTCGCCTTCCGCCTCACCGCCAGCCCCGTCCAGAACACCGCTACCCCCACGAAGGCGACACCCTCCCAGGCCGCCCGCCTGACCGCCCACGCCGAAGACGGCAAACGCATCCGCGGCTTCCGCATGGGCCACCGCACAGCAGCCGCCCAACTCGACTGGTTCCTCACCCGCACCGACCGCTGGGGCTTCGACATCCCAGCCACCCGCTCCGATCCCACCGCCCCCGGCATCCACACCCCCGCACCCCCCACCGCCCCTCACCCCACCTCGCCACCCGGCCCCGACCCCAACCCTCCCTACGAAGTCCGCATCACCGCCCGCCACCGCCATTCCTTCCAGAAGAACGGACACGGAGCGCACGTCGTCTTCCGCAGCGCAACCTTCGAAGGCCGCCTGCGCATCACCGACACCGACCGCTTCACCACCAGCCTCCTCACCGGCCTCGGCCCGTCCCGCGCCTACGGCTGCGGCCTGCTCACCCTCGCCCCGCTGCCCGGACAGCAGACCTGA
- the dnaB gene encoding replicative DNA helicase: protein MSNRQLAVQYPAAGPDGPSVSALERMPPQDIAAERTVLGCMILSKDAIGDAAEVLEGPSDFYRPAHATIYLAILDMYGRDEPVDPITLTAELTRSGDLDRVGGAPYLHDLVQQVPSASHAEHYATIVRDRAVFRGLVDAGTRILQWGFACEGDPAEVADRAQSALLSVVDHGGDTDVLPLSQTALEGLAAIEERSLTKGLRGLATGFTDVDSLTSGLLPGQMVIVAGRPSLGKSTLALDIARHVSVKNTVPALFFSLEMGRQELMDKVFAAEAGISLQHITSGQMTDGDWDRLARRMPAIQKAPLFIDDTESLTIMEARAKARRIKQRHGLGLVVVDYVQLMRHGGRRPDSRQEEVTEISRNIKLMAKELQVPVIALCQLNRGPEQRTDRKPQLSDLRESGALEQDADIVVLIHREDAYEPESARAGETDLVFAKHRGGAKATITVAAQLHMSRFKDMAA, encoded by the coding sequence GTGAGTAACCGCCAGCTGGCCGTCCAGTATCCGGCCGCCGGCCCGGACGGCCCCAGCGTCTCGGCCTTGGAGCGGATGCCGCCGCAGGACATCGCCGCCGAGCGGACCGTCCTGGGTTGCATGATCCTGTCGAAGGACGCCATCGGAGACGCCGCCGAGGTCCTCGAGGGCCCGTCCGACTTCTACCGGCCGGCCCACGCCACGATCTACCTGGCCATCCTGGACATGTACGGCCGCGACGAGCCGGTCGACCCCATCACCCTGACCGCCGAGCTGACGCGGTCCGGAGACCTGGACCGCGTCGGTGGCGCCCCCTACCTCCACGACCTGGTCCAGCAGGTGCCCAGCGCCAGCCACGCCGAGCACTACGCCACCATCGTCCGCGACCGCGCCGTCTTCCGCGGCCTGGTGGATGCCGGGACGCGGATCCTTCAGTGGGGGTTCGCCTGCGAAGGCGACCCCGCCGAAGTCGCCGACCGGGCCCAGTCCGCGCTGCTCTCGGTCGTCGACCATGGTGGCGACACGGACGTGCTGCCGCTGTCGCAGACCGCGCTCGAGGGCCTCGCCGCCATTGAGGAGCGCTCCCTCACCAAGGGGCTGCGCGGGCTTGCCACCGGATTCACCGACGTGGACAGCCTGACGTCGGGGCTGTTGCCCGGCCAGATGGTCATCGTCGCGGGCCGGCCCAGCCTCGGGAAGAGCACCCTGGCCCTCGACATCGCCCGGCACGTCTCCGTCAAGAACACCGTGCCCGCCCTGTTCTTCTCCCTGGAGATGGGCCGCCAGGAGCTGATGGACAAGGTCTTCGCCGCCGAGGCCGGCATCAGCCTGCAGCACATCACCTCCGGCCAGATGACCGACGGCGACTGGGACCGCCTGGCCCGGCGCATGCCGGCCATCCAGAAGGCTCCCTTGTTCATCGACGACACCGAAAGCTTGACGATCATGGAGGCCCGGGCCAAGGCCCGCCGGATCAAGCAGCGCCACGGCCTGGGCCTGGTCGTCGTCGACTACGTCCAGCTCATGCGCCACGGCGGGCGCCGCCCGGACTCGCGGCAGGAAGAAGTCACCGAGATCTCGCGGAACATCAAGCTCATGGCCAAGGAGCTGCAGGTCCCCGTCATCGCTCTGTGCCAGCTCAACCGAGGGCCGGAGCAGCGTACCGACCGTAAGCCGCAGCTCTCCGACCTGCGTGAGAGCGGGGCCCTGGAGCAGGACGCCGACATCGTCGTCCTGATCCACCGCGAGGACGCCTACGAGCCCGAATCGGCCCGCGCTGGCGAGACCGACCTGGTCTTCGCTAAGCACCGAGGAGGAGCCAAGGCCACGATCACCGTCGCCGCGCAGCTCCACATGAGCCGGTTCAAGGACATGGCCGCCTGA
- the casA gene encoding type I-E CRISPR-associated protein Cse1/CasA: MNLLSDGWLSAVSAGGGSSFGGGPGAGPAEFGVRELLLHAEKFADIVVDLPTQRPAVFRQVLLPLVVDALGCPKDAEAWMDMFRAGAFSPEQRQVLADYLDKHQHLFGLLDPVEPFGQVADLRTAKGETKGSALLVATAATGNNVPLFSSRTEGDVLELTPAEAARWLLHTHCWDTAAIKTGAVGDPMVKFGKTTGNPTGPLGQLGVTMPVGSTLFETLLLNIPYGQAGLSDDVPQWQRRSTQGEVKDTLSCATPAWQSRPARGLLEAWTWQARRIRLISQDTDRGPRITRVLVAAGDRLEVSPDTEPHTAWVVDSPAGRRGKGPARSAVKSARPRRHTAGRAGWRGLDALLAVNAVDQDQQATATRSGAVSSQLVRQLSAISRRLPSRYPLRVELTGIAYGNQSAVIEDMYFDEIPLPVAALDPEGIVYGALLEVVDQAESLAKAVNHLSGDLRRAAGSEPIPWDKGQRPGDTLLHALDPIVRRLLAGLRQAGDDFDRCEQGLEAWEHKAEQATLRVAEGLFNSAPAALFTGRRVKKDGKEQVFRLSTAEASFRRRLAVILHRRAAARTAG, translated from the coding sequence GTGAATCTGTTATCCGATGGGTGGCTTTCAGCTGTTTCCGCAGGTGGGGGCTCCAGTTTCGGGGGTGGCCCTGGGGCGGGGCCGGCGGAGTTCGGTGTGCGGGAGCTTCTGCTGCATGCGGAGAAGTTCGCTGACATCGTGGTGGACCTGCCCACGCAGCGTCCGGCGGTGTTCCGGCAGGTCCTGCTGCCGTTGGTGGTGGACGCGTTGGGGTGCCCGAAGGACGCCGAGGCGTGGATGGACATGTTCCGGGCGGGGGCTTTCAGCCCGGAGCAGCGGCAGGTGCTGGCTGATTACCTGGACAAGCACCAGCACTTGTTCGGTCTTCTGGATCCGGTGGAGCCGTTCGGCCAGGTGGCTGACCTGCGGACGGCAAAGGGGGAGACCAAGGGGTCGGCGTTGCTGGTGGCGACGGCGGCCACCGGGAACAATGTGCCGTTGTTCTCGTCCCGGACGGAGGGCGACGTTCTGGAGCTGACGCCCGCTGAGGCGGCCAGGTGGCTGCTGCACACCCACTGCTGGGACACGGCTGCCATCAAGACCGGCGCGGTCGGTGACCCGATGGTGAAGTTCGGGAAGACGACCGGCAATCCGACGGGCCCGCTGGGTCAGCTCGGCGTGACCATGCCGGTGGGGTCGACGCTTTTCGAGACGCTGTTGCTCAACATCCCGTACGGCCAGGCTGGGCTGTCCGACGATGTGCCGCAATGGCAACGGCGTAGTACGCAGGGCGAGGTCAAGGACACTCTCTCGTGTGCGACGCCGGCGTGGCAGAGTAGACCGGCGCGTGGGCTGCTGGAGGCGTGGACGTGGCAGGCCCGCCGGATCCGTCTCATCTCTCAGGACACCGACCGGGGGCCGCGCATCACCCGGGTGCTGGTCGCGGCCGGCGACCGTCTTGAGGTCAGCCCGGACACGGAACCGCACACGGCCTGGGTGGTGGACAGCCCCGCCGGCCGGCGGGGCAAGGGTCCCGCGCGGTCTGCGGTGAAGAGTGCGCGTCCCCGCCGTCACACGGCAGGCCGCGCCGGGTGGCGTGGTCTTGACGCGCTGCTGGCCGTGAACGCTGTCGACCAGGACCAGCAGGCGACCGCCACTCGCAGCGGGGCGGTGAGCAGCCAGCTGGTGCGGCAGCTCAGCGCCATCAGCCGGCGCTTGCCCAGCCGGTATCCGCTGCGGGTCGAGCTGACCGGGATCGCCTACGGCAACCAGTCGGCAGTCATCGAGGACATGTACTTCGACGAGATCCCTCTGCCCGTGGCCGCTCTCGACCCGGAGGGGATCGTCTACGGGGCGCTGCTGGAGGTCGTCGACCAGGCGGAGAGCCTGGCCAAGGCGGTCAATCACCTGTCGGGGGACCTGCGCCGGGCCGCGGGCAGTGAACCGATCCCGTGGGACAAGGGCCAGCGTCCCGGAGACACCCTGCTGCACGCTCTCGACCCGATCGTGCGGCGTCTGTTGGCCGGCTTGCGCCAGGCCGGCGACGACTTCGACCGGTGTGAGCAGGGCCTGGAGGCGTGGGAGCACAAGGCCGAACAGGCCACGCTCCGCGTCGCGGAGGGCCTGTTCAATTCGGCGCCCGCCGCCCTGTTCACCGGCCGCCGCGTCAAGAAGGACGGCAAGGAGCAGGTCTTCCGTCTCAGCACTGCCGAAGCGTCCTTCCGCCGGCGGCTCGCCGTGATCCTCCATCGCCGCGCCGCTGCACGTACCGCCGGCTGA
- the cas2e gene encoding type I-E CRISPR-associated endoribonuclease Cas2e, producing the protein MTVIILIAAPEGLRGHLTRWMVEVNAGVFVGNPSRRIRDRLWELLTNRIGDGQAVLVEPSTNEQRWAVRTAGRNRWRPVDYEGLILSARRPAHTQDRQSRN; encoded by the coding sequence ATGACCGTCATCATCTTGATCGCGGCTCCAGAAGGCCTACGCGGCCACCTCACCCGCTGGATGGTCGAAGTCAATGCTGGAGTCTTCGTCGGCAACCCCAGCCGACGAATCCGCGACCGTCTCTGGGAACTCCTCACCAACCGCATCGGCGACGGTCAAGCCGTCCTTGTCGAACCCTCCACCAACGAACAACGCTGGGCCGTCCGTACTGCCGGCCGTAACCGCTGGCGGCCCGTCGACTATGAAGGGCTTATCCTCTCCGCTCGAAGGCCAGCACATACACAAGATCGACAGAGCCGAAACTGA
- the casB gene encoding type I-E CRISPR-associated protein Cse2/CasB, protein MSTSPLSAPVPGQRGSSLPRPYWSGRADEQGQWRTRAGESLRPPGEDLSALRAGLGKKAFTEPRLWPYYTTPTDGRVTPELEAEHAALALYGLHQQSQEQPMHRQGVRTGRALRALHQRYSEEATDRRVAQAVGATSAAAFAYRLRALVTQLRSIGQPLDYDQLMHDLLRWHFPDGRSRVRRGWGLGYHGRDRQPDEAPPLEGS, encoded by the coding sequence GTGTCCACCTCACCCTTGTCCGCTCCCGTCCCCGGCCAGAGAGGTTCCTCCCTGCCCAGGCCCTACTGGAGCGGCCGGGCAGACGAGCAAGGCCAGTGGCGAACACGCGCCGGGGAATCCCTGCGACCGCCCGGGGAGGACCTCAGCGCGCTGAGAGCCGGCCTGGGAAAAAAGGCATTCACCGAACCCCGCCTGTGGCCGTACTACACGACACCCACCGACGGCCGCGTCACCCCCGAGCTGGAGGCCGAACACGCCGCGCTCGCCCTGTACGGGCTGCATCAGCAAAGCCAGGAGCAGCCGATGCACCGGCAGGGTGTCCGCACCGGCAGGGCCCTGCGCGCCCTGCACCAGCGGTACAGCGAAGAGGCGACCGACCGGCGCGTGGCGCAGGCCGTCGGTGCGACCTCGGCTGCGGCCTTCGCCTACCGGCTCCGCGCACTGGTGACGCAGTTGCGTTCCATCGGGCAGCCCCTGGACTACGACCAGCTGATGCATGACCTCCTGCGCTGGCACTTTCCCGACGGACGCTCCCGGGTCCGCCGCGGGTGGGGTCTTGGCTACCACGGCCGCGATCGCCAGCCCGACGAAGCCCCGCCCCTCGAAGGCTCCTAG
- the cas7e gene encoding type I-E CRISPR-associated protein Cas7/Cse4/CasC, which translates to MSQPAARPPRTYVDFHILQTVPPANLNRDDQGNPKEAYYGGVRRSRVSSQAWKRATRTHFAERVPEQDLATRTRRILGALAEDIEKRAGLDRPAALRLADALLAPLELSGGKKKDESAYLLFYGRRQLDAVAALVADQATELSALSDADLASRVKELPVREQFSTGHPIDVALFGRMVADIPALKVDAAAQVAHALSTHAVELEFDYFTAVDDEQTDEETGAGMIGTIGFNSATLYRYASVGLHQLLDNLTDEEAALTAISEFATSFARSMPTGYQNSFAHRTLPSLVAVVVREDQPVNLVSAFEQPVAAPSGIAAASAARLAEEHTRATVAWGDAPAFAAATHVFTDHQKPTAALNSAFGPPIPFSALLEGLHTHLAGALKPKQAAQ; encoded by the coding sequence ATGTCTCAGCCCGCCGCCCGCCCGCCGCGCACGTACGTCGACTTCCACATCCTGCAGACGGTCCCCCCGGCCAACCTCAACAGGGACGACCAGGGCAACCCCAAGGAGGCCTACTACGGCGGTGTCCGCCGCTCCCGTGTCTCCTCCCAGGCGTGGAAGCGTGCCACCCGAACCCACTTCGCCGAGCGGGTACCCGAGCAGGACCTCGCCACCCGCACCCGCAGGATCCTCGGCGCCCTCGCCGAGGACATCGAAAAGCGCGCCGGCCTGGACCGCCCGGCAGCGCTGCGCCTGGCCGACGCGCTGTTGGCGCCGCTGGAGCTGAGCGGGGGCAAGAAGAAGGACGAGTCGGCCTACCTCCTCTTCTACGGCCGGCGCCAGCTCGATGCCGTAGCCGCCCTCGTCGCCGACCAGGCAACCGAACTGTCCGCGCTGAGCGACGCCGACCTCGCTTCCCGGGTGAAGGAGCTCCCGGTTCGTGAGCAGTTCAGCACGGGCCACCCCATCGACGTCGCCCTCTTCGGGCGCATGGTCGCGGACATCCCCGCTCTCAAGGTCGACGCCGCGGCGCAGGTCGCCCACGCCTTGTCCACCCACGCCGTGGAGCTCGAGTTCGACTACTTCACGGCCGTCGACGATGAGCAGACCGACGAGGAGACCGGTGCCGGCATGATCGGCACCATCGGCTTCAACTCCGCCACCCTTTACCGCTACGCCTCCGTCGGCCTCCACCAGCTTCTGGACAATCTCACCGACGAGGAAGCGGCCCTCACCGCCATCAGCGAGTTCGCCACGTCCTTCGCCCGCTCTATGCCCACCGGCTACCAGAACTCCTTCGCCCACCGCACCCTGCCCAGCCTCGTCGCCGTCGTCGTCCGTGAAGACCAGCCCGTCAACCTCGTCTCCGCCTTCGAACAACCGGTGGCCGCCCCCTCGGGCATCGCCGCCGCCTCCGCCGCCAGGCTCGCCGAGGAACACACACGCGCTACCGTCGCATGGGGCGACGCTCCGGCCTTCGCAGCCGCCACCCACGTGTTCACCGACCACCAGAAGCCCACCGCCGCCCTCAACAGCGCGTTCGGCCCCCCCATCCCCTTCTCCGCTCTCCTCGAAGGCCTGCACACCCACCTGGCCGGAGCCCTCAAGCCCAAGCAGGCCGCGCAGTGA
- the cas5e gene encoding type I-E CRISPR-associated protein Cas5/CasD, whose amino-acid sequence MTTPAPEPAGNTHPSHGSDEPTVLLLRLAGPLQSWGVRSSFNRRDTGAEPTKSGVIGLLAAAAGHPREQPLGELADLTLGIRVDQPGTLLRDYHTVSDYRGRPLPQAGVSAKGIQKPTSPAKHTHVTTRFYLQDAVFVAALDGPPGLLTTLDRAVRNPAFPLALGRRSCPPTQPLSLGLRTTDMETALRSEPWQASAHTREQYARRLGRERGLHQPLHAGTIDCAATIEDPRGDDRLQDAPVSFDPHQRAFTSRQVRHAWLAIPTGFDHIDDDQPHGQADDPDHDPFALLGW is encoded by the coding sequence GTGACCACCCCCGCCCCTGAGCCCGCCGGCAACACGCACCCGTCCCACGGCAGCGACGAACCGACCGTGCTGCTGCTCCGCCTCGCCGGCCCCCTGCAGTCCTGGGGCGTACGCAGTTCCTTCAACCGCCGCGACACCGGCGCGGAACCCACCAAGTCCGGCGTCATCGGCCTGCTGGCGGCAGCGGCAGGCCACCCCCGGGAACAACCCCTGGGAGAGCTGGCGGACCTGACCCTCGGGATTCGCGTTGATCAACCAGGAACCCTGCTGCGCGACTACCACACCGTCAGCGACTACCGAGGGCGCCCCCTGCCGCAGGCAGGTGTCTCGGCGAAAGGCATCCAGAAGCCCACCTCACCGGCCAAGCACACTCACGTCACCACCCGCTTCTATCTCCAGGACGCGGTATTCGTCGCCGCCCTCGATGGCCCCCCTGGCCTCCTCACCACCCTGGACAGGGCGGTACGCAACCCTGCCTTCCCGCTCGCACTGGGACGCCGCTCCTGCCCACCGACCCAACCCCTCAGCCTCGGCCTGCGCACCACTGACATGGAAACCGCCCTGCGCAGCGAGCCCTGGCAGGCATCCGCCCACACCCGCGAGCAGTACGCCCGCCGCCTGGGCCGAGAACGCGGCCTCCACCAGCCTCTTCACGCAGGCACCATCGATTGCGCAGCCACCATCGAAGACCCCCGCGGTGACGACCGCCTGCAGGACGCACCCGTTTCCTTCGATCCCCACCAGCGCGCCTTCACCAGCCGCCAAGTCCGCCACGCCTGGCTGGCCATCCCCACCGGCTTCGACCACATCGACGACGACCAGCCCCACGGCCAGGCCGACGACCCCGACCACGACCCTTTCGCCCTGCTGGGCTGGTGA